The genomic window tccaaaatatatgaaatatttaaaaagtatgtGTAGAAATGTTTTACTTAGGTGCAAATAAGATAAGTAACTTAgtaacattaaattattttttagaACTCATTTTCCACTCCTGCATGTTTAAGGGCAGATCCACTcatggaaaaggggagagatgacattaaatagtaaatatttctcccacttatcaaagattaatgtttggattgattacagaacattcttaTTAATTAACTTTAATTGTTACTGATactttggttcttctttaaaaaaaggacCACAtatcttaatttgcttttgggaggaattttcaccaacagtaataaaaatgtctaattaaacagcatgtctgagcaACAGTCACAAAGTAGTTACCTACACCTAACACCTGAAATTATATTATATCAAATTATCTTAGTTTTATCCAGTGAAGTCGTTTTAAATTCTGTGCTATTTGTAGCgattaaactataaatacttaCCGTTTCAGACTGCTGTTGCTAGTCAACAATACCTACAGTttgaagttgagggttgccagatcGTCAGGTCAAGTGTCCCCCATATGCTGCTATTTCACTCTTTACCATAAGAGCGCATTTGGTTTGCAGAAAAgacacaaacctggcaactctgcaGACACCTTACCGTTAACCTTACATGGAGTTCAAGTGGTTAAATTGTTTGAGAGCGGTACTGTATTAGTAGGGAAAATCAAGCAACAGCTTAATATTGGTCCATACCAAATCTACGGTCATGCCCATTGATCTTAACAAAGTTGTTCATTTATTAGCTAAACACATTCATCATCaccacaacaaaaaaagcaacaaaacacacatacatgttgtACATGTTTTCCCAGTCGAAAACGTTGGCGACTAACCGTTGCTATGTTTTACCATGCGGCTAAAGTTAAATCAGCCGCTGTGATTGACGGATAAAAACCTGCAGGTGAAACATAAAGACACGAAGCTAGGTTATACTTACCAAAGAGTGACTTTCCTAATAACGGGGAGGGAGATGAAGGACAGCTAGCTTGAAGCGTCGTTGCTGTGCACCGGTCGGTGAGGAGCGGAGAAGTGGAGGAGAGCAGCAGCGGCGTGCTCAGTTTACCTCGGCGGCTCGACTCGCTGCTGCGGTCTGACTGGTCCAACTGTCATTGCGTCATCGACGACGCTCACTATTCACAATTACCTGTTTGATTGAGCTGGTGGTATCAAATGTCCACTAAAATGTGACTACTCTGTTGATATATGACAGCTGTGATATATAAAGTCGGCAAATTTTCAACGGCAAGCACTGACAGCTTGGTTATTAGCTTACAAACATAACTTTTCGCCCCATAGGTACTTCATATGGAACAATAAAGGCATCCGATATAAAATAGGACTATTTTCTATTACACGTGGTTTAATAAAGGAATACTCAGGGTGTGATTTGCCGGGAGTATAGTGGGGATTTCTCCCCTCTGATCTACATACTCTTGCCTCTGCTGAGTTATTTTTAACCCCCTTGAGGACAAATATATCCTCCTCATGCTTCCCCCATAGACCTATGGACTTTCACTGTCAGCTCCCGCTTGTGTGACAACAGAGATGACACTTGGCTAACTTTACGTGATGATACAGTAAATTGACCAGGGGTTGCCTCCTTCCATATTGGAGATTTGCAGAGATGTGTGTGAAACAGAGGCCACACGCCGCGGATGACCCCTTCACAGGAAAGCATAGCCAGAAGACAGAAGTCCTTCATCAAAGCAGACTTTTCTTAGTCTGACAAGTAGGCAGGTTATTGTTATGATGACAGCACGTTGTGCTATTACATGTTGTGATAACTTTTTATTCAAAGTTTGCAGCACGCTGCGCATAGAGCTAAATTAAATAGTGACTTGCAAGAATGACATGAAGTGTATTGGTACGTCTGGCCGAGTGGCGCTATCCTCAGTACTGTAAGTTGGGGGATTCAATTCTGGCTTGTTAAATTCGcatttcatcttttgttttgatGTATAGCCTATGATCACATCAGCAACTGTGTTGGAGACAGATGTCCCCGACAATCAGTTATGCTAGTAACTGTGCAACATGTTAGTAACTgtgcaaagataacattttgattttgcaTTAGGTTCTTTATCCCGGGATCAAGGCCTCGGTTTGCTTTGTAGTGCTCTTTATGCagagtaaacctattcacattgaactctaccagcttccagtgtatttctttgagtctttctcttataagtTTTGAGTGTAATCCTAAATTGTGAGTGACCTGgagatttattggcccatttgAAGATTTTCCCACAACACAACCCTCAGGGAACGTTCCCTAAAGGTTTTCTAAAGGTTATATAAGTTTAAAGAACCCTTTACAAAACCTTTAGGGAACGTTTTCCAAAGGTTCCTTGAAGGTTACACAAAATAACCTTCAGAGAACCTTCAGGGAACATTCCCTAAAggttctgaaatgtttttttaaaaaccctcAGGTTACCTTCAGGTAATGTCTGTAATGTGAaggttattttttgtgaaaCCTATAGGGAACTTTATCTAAAGGTTCTCTcggctttatttttttatgaaaccTTCAGAGAACCGTTAAGGAACATTACCTGAAGGTTCTCTTATATATAATTTGCAACCTTTAAAGAACATACTCGAAAAATTCTTTAaagattaataataaaaaaaaaacctttacagAACCTTTCTCTGAAGGTTGCACAAAAATAACCTTTAGAGAACCTTCCAGGAATGTTCTCTAAAGGTTCTCTGACCCTTATTTTTGTGAAACCTTAATGGTTATTCTTGACAAAACCTTCAGAGAACCTGGGTCTGGGGTCTTTCAGTTAGGAAGTCCAGTATCCAGTTACAGATGGAGGTGTTGATGcattccattttttaaattcaaacgaaaaacggaaaaacaaaataatacattgtatatttgtttatcctgtcaTCAAACAAGTTGAGCACAGCTTTGGAAAGAGGGTACATGGACCACTAACGATTTCAACTGTTTATTCATTACTTCTACATCTCCTGTGTCCGCATGAGGCATAGAATGAACTTGACATCACATCACTGAGAGTGAAAATACCGCGCTACTTGATgaattttatcaattaattaatgttGAAGATTGTGTGGAAAATATTTATATTGGTGAAACTAATATATTGAAAGAGAAGTGCTCTAacaaaaatattaggaacacacTTAATTGTGTTACTGTCCCATCATCTAGATGTTTTTGGTCTTATTTAATGATATACAGTGGGAGAAAGCATGGAAAAATTGTGATAAATACTAAATATACTAAATAAATATGTCTTTCAAGATATTGTATAGAATTTATCCGGTAAAACATGTGTTAGAAAGATTCCAACCAGATATTGATTATAAGTGTGAATTTTGTGGACTAGAAAAGTAGGAGACTAGAGGAGTATTTCCCATCTATTTTTTCACTGTATATGTACAAGAATGTTCTGGATTGATGTAGCCAACTTTCTAAAAAAGAAACTTTGGAtgaatgttgaaataaatatgtttgatgtaatgttatattttaGTCAAGATAAGATTGAAAATAACATGCTGTATATCATAcaactatttattatttttggaaaatTCAATATTCATAAGAAACAATGGTCAGGAACCAAGCCAACTTTCCTgcactctttttttgtttacttttgtcttcttttttgtttttgttttctattgtctatgtatctatgtataTGAACATTTGTACAAtaaagaaagtgagaaaaaaaatccacaatacaCACATAGTGGTGGTGTAATAGTGAGCTCCCTGTTGCTGCAGCAGTTCATTCATACAGACATTAAATAATATTACAATACATTTGGTACCATGGCCGATTTAAACTATGTGTATGCAGGAAATGCCCTGGTGATGATCATCTGCTTGTACAGTTTCATTACAATCGCAAATATGAAAAGATTTCAGAGACTTAAACCACTGGGGCAAAGGTTTGCTGTTGGACCCCTTTTGACCATCTCCTATCAAATTTTCATTCAAGTTTACACAATAACTTTAGTTTACTCATCATGTGGAGTAAGCTACTATTCAGACAGTGAAAACATCTATAGTGTCTTCTGTTGCTCTGGATGGAGCTTATCAAATTTTGAACTCGATGATGACATCAGGGTTGTCTTGGCTTgggcttttaaaaatatgtttttcttcttgttccctcAGTTTGACGTTTGAGCTGTTTGAGCAATTTACACAgttgtgatgtggaaactttgGGTTACTTAACGTAATCCCCAGTTCTTTGATAACAGAGTGAGATGGTTTGCTATGGGAATCGGTTTGGTGTGACCAACTATAAAAGCTCCAATGACACCACATCTGTCAGTGACATATTACCACAGTTGACCAACCCCTCCCAAATCATTCTAGACTGGTTTCTATGCAAGGAGGGACGTAATGGTAAAACATCTCCCTCTATTATAAAATATCCGGGGATTACATTAAGTAACCCAAaattctttctctcctctctcctggaTTGCATGAATTTTCTTGAAGCCATAAATAATGTTGAGCTGGGTAGTGATTATAACAGTGATCTTGGCAGATTTGCCTTTAGCACTGATTGTGCTAAGGATGGCCCTGAGACATCCAGCCTGTAAAACCTTACAAGTGTGAGGCATAGCCCAGGTCGCTGTAGCACAAATGTCCTGTATTGAAACTCCCTTGAACAGGGCCCATGAAATGGCCACACCCCTTGTGGGATGAGCCTTCAAACACTCGGGGGGCTGCAAACCCCTACATCTATAAGCTATATATGGCCTCCAGAGGAACAATGGCTTGCCTTTATGGGGAATGATCCAGGACACAAACAGCTGACCCTCTTTCCTGAATCCTGCTGACCtactcacatacacatgcagagCCTGCACCAAGCATAATGTGTGAAGCCTTTGGACCCCACTGAGGATAATGGAGGTGGATGAAAAGCCGAAAGCTCCACTGTGGGACATCTGTAGGGCTGACTCCACCACCTTAGACACAAAAGCTGGATTGGGCAGTAGGCTGACCTTGGTGAGACCTGGGGCACACTGCAAGCAGGAAGGGCAGATGAACAAAGCCTGTAAGTCACTCACATGCTTTGCTGTGGTTAAAGCTAAGAGCAAAATCATTTTAAGTGAAATAAACTTCATCCCCACCGTCTCTATGGGCTCAAATGGTTGATGAGATAGGGCATTCAACACAACCCACAGATCCCACAGAGGAACCAGGGGCCTGTAAACCAGGACCTTGTGGCGTGTACCTTTCATGAAATGACAAACTAAAGGTTGATGCCCCCCAGGCCATGAGATGGCGGCTAAGTGTACTTTAATTGTAGAAAAGGCTTTTCCACTTATCTACTAATTCCTACAGGAAACAAAGCAGGTCAACCACAGTACAAGGAAAAGGAATGGTGTGCCTCAAGTCCACCACTCCTTAAAAAGGCACACTTGCCACTGTGAAGAGAGTGAGTGTCAATGACCTGCACAGGCAGGCCTGCAACGTTCAGGTTCCACCTCTCATGGGCTAAGCCGAGAGCACTATGCAGTCTGGGTGAGGGTGGTAGATCTCCCCGCACACCTGGGACAAAAGATCCCTGTGTATGGGGAGAGACCATGGCTTGCCTCCCAGAAGTTGTATTATTTCTGCTACCCAATGCTTGGATGACCAGCGCAGCACTATCAGGATTAGCGACAAGCCCTGCCCTCTCAGTCTGGCTAGGGTGGGGGAGATCAGGGTGAGAGGGGGGAATGCATAAAGCAGCACGTTTGGCCATGGGTGGGCCAGAGCATCCACACCCAGAGGTGCATTTACGTTATGGGAGAAAAACAGGAGACACTAAGTGTTCTCCTGCGAGGGGAAGAGATCTACAGCTGCCCAGCCGTATTTCTGCCAAATTTTCTCCACCACCTGCTGGTGGAGAGTTCACTTTCCATACAGGGGGTTCCCTCGGGACAGAAGAGGGAGAAGCAAGGAGTGCTAGGTCACCCGCTTCTTCTCCCCTTCCCCGGGGTGGGGAAGCCACTACAGCAAAGGAGTGTTTGCCTCATGGCCTTGGGTTTTCTGACTGAGGCTGCTGGTTAGTCTGTTGACCAGCTGCCTGTCTCAGGTCTGGCACCCCCGTCTCCTactaactgttgcagctgcagcagcaaagcCAGCCCTTGGTCCCTGAAGGGGGCGAGGGATGTGTCTTTGGGATAGGCAGAGGTTTAAGGCTTCACCTTCTTGTTTCCTGAGGGTGCTGGTCTCCCTCATCTCTGCCAGAGCTGGACCGAAAAGACCTTTGGTGGGGTTGTATGCCGCATCATAACCTCTGCCTTCTTCCATCTTCTGCCATCTTATTTAGAAAGGAGTGCTCAGGTTTCTATAAATACTggtctccttctcttccttcttAATAGTTCTACatcattattatgtattatgtttcAATTTTGTTGTTCGACCATGACAGCAATAAAAATCCCACTGCAACGTGACACAAACATCTTTAGATGTGTTTCGATAACATGGCTGAATATGATGAGACGCTCCATGGCAGAGAACTTTTACCAAAGACGTCCACTGGAGGTCAGCATTTCCTCAAAGTCTCTGACCCTAAAACAAACTGCTCTCAGTGGAGGCTGATTCCAACACCTACAGTAAGTATAACTAACAAAGCTTCATTCAATATTGCAAAACAATGATTTTGAACTTTGTATTGTGAGAGGCTGTGATATGCAATAGGTCACAAAGCCTGTACTATACTGCACTCCATTGTGTGCCTCATTGTTGGATCATTTACATTAATTTGACTATCTGGGCTGCCAGTGTCATTACAACCTCTGAGAACATCATAAGAGCTTTAGACCTTAACTGAGACAGTGACTTTatgtttttgaatttttatttcttcGCCATTAACTtccaaaatcaaaaaacaaatgatcaaaaatacaatataaactTCTGAAAATCAATACACTgaataatctttttattttcttacacaAGGCAAAAAACACTGAGCAAAGACAAAGTCCAGGTGGCTAGTGCCTCTGCTTAGTCCTCTTTGCTTTTCTAGATCTCAGAATATGGTGTTTCACAAACGTTGAGCCTCCCCCCCTATTATCCCCAATCATATACAGTTCACTAGTTAGGCATTTGCCAAAGACATACAGAACAAAGTGCCCAATAACAAGTCCTGGAGCTAACAACTGTGTTGCAACTTTCAATCAAGCATGACTGCAATCCACCACTTAGTATACAATGTACACGCCCCGCCCCAGAATCGACTCCCCATTAACAAAGAGTTGACAGTCAGTTGAGAATGAAGGTGTACGAATGTATGGAAAGGGTTGGAGTctcagcaacaaaaaaacaaaaacaaactgagggCAGGTGAAACCTGGGGAGTCAAGGCGAGTTGCTGCCAAATAAGTGCCCAAGGTCTCAGGATCAGTATGGTGAGTAAATCTCAGACGCTCCCAGATCCAATGGCAGAAAAAGATCAGCATCCATGGGGGAACCCAAACTGCTGCGCTCTCTCCACTTTGTCGGTTTTATTCAgtaaatatgaaaattaaaCCATAACAACTATGGCATGACACccataaaacaatacatttctttcattctttcttcagacagaacaaatatttttttctttcacttatCATCCATTAATTGTTTACCTTGCACTTTGAAATACGTGGGCCTTTTTTATTCTTGCTGTCATGAAAAAAAGGACATACAAGAAGGGTTTAGAAAAAATATGGCATTACCATTTtcaactaaaaaacaaaaacagcagttgggaagaaaactgaaaaaaaaggtcCATTGATGCGTGAGGCAGTGTCTACGGATTTggccaaataaaaaaataagctagaaaaaaaaaaaacgtgtgtACCCAGGTTGGATGAactggaggagagggagggtcTTTGTGTCCCAGTCGGTGGGGGGAAGTCAGTGATGCTGTGCAATCCTCGTATCTTAACCCCCTTTTGCCTAccactctttctttttctcgtCCATGGACACTCCGCCGGGCCCAAGTGCCACCACCAACAGCAGGCCGCCAATGACAGAGGTGGTCTGAAAGAAGTCGTACTTGAGGAAGTCGTGCATGGGCTTGTAGGCGGGGATGGTCCAGAAAGCGTTGAAGTAGACATTGATAGCCAGAAGCCACACGACGAGGGTCAATGCCGCTAGCTTGGTTTTGAAGCCGATGGCCACCAGGATGATGAGAGCAGTCCCCACCATGTTCTGCAGGATCTGTAGAAGAATGCAAAAGTTTAAGTGAAAGGTTTTACCAAGATAACCCTAAAAATATAATCTGGAGACGGTAATGCATTCCATCGTTAAATAAAGATGaaacctctttttttaaaaaggcctacattaaaaatatgaataaattggTATAGCAGTGATAAACGGTCATTAACAGTGCCGAGTGCTTCACaattaaaaccaagtgtaaggagaaattttaaaaaaggactttttgctgttgttttgcatgttttagtccATTTACAGCAAAATTGCACAACCAACCATATTCAAAAACCATACTGTTCTTTAGTTAGTCAACTCTAATTTATTCAGGCCTCTATTTGAGATGAATATCtcttgttttaaaaagtctttaaaaggATTTCATACCTTACAGACAGACACTAGTTTTAGTGAAGTGTGCTatccagtgtttcctctataatTGTAAAGACCTGGCGAGCTGCCAGGCCAACAAGAACCTCCAAATAAATCTtcttttaaatgccaaaaatgatgCCAAATATCTATGCATTCAGGCACAAATAATGATTTGCGTTTGGGAGTCTCTATGTGGCGctgttctgaaatgtgagtCAACTTCTGTGTCGCTGCCTGGAAAACTCGTGATGTGAACACGGCTGAAATGCTTTCTGTGTATACGGTGTTAAACTTACAAGTTGCTActaaaagggtttttttttttaatgaaggaaaCACATGATGTTTTTCACAACAGGTTTGCTTATTTGACATTTGGATTTAGTTGTCTGACATTGCACcctcagtttaatattttgcaccctcagttgaaatttgaataataaatgcaaAGCACAGTGTGGTAGGCCTTAGGCACACAGACTGAGTGGGCGTATGCGCACCTGTTATTTTGGTTTGTGTGCGGAGCAGCGCACCGTGCAGAAGGGCTGAGTCAATATAGATCAGCGGGTGTAGTCATTATTAAAAACTCTCACATCAGTGCTTTCATAGCACTGAAACagctgtgccaatcacagttaacCGTGATAACGACATCTCGGCAAacggaaagcttttcttcaggaaatgtctggatggttcagagcgtctcaacatgaacacacatcaccacaaatctgcagccaaacacaGACGGAGTAGTGTTTTTCAGTTAGTTACTATAataaagatagaaataaaaaagaaagaaattgatTTGGTGAAGCTGTTTGTGTGATTATATCGGGCCGACGCTATTTCTGCAATAATTATAATGTATCTCAGCTCGTACATTGTCACATAgtttaataattaatgttacacaacagcgtttgcactgcaatgtgtttcaaggataaaacatgagatgctACTCAAGAGACTATGATGAGCTCTGCTAACCGtcgtctccttcataaaaagcagaatatcgagttataaccgaccagtctgatgtgtgtagaagtatgtgtggttatactgtatCAGCCTGGTGTCGATTTCAGGCGATTTAATAAAGGTAAACAGTGAATGGCCATAAGTGACTGCACTGCGCTCTGGtgcagcacttctcagaggctgtgGATTTAACAACACATCAGTCCTGCTCCCTTCGGATGCTGCAAGGATTTAATGAACttaaggagaagcttttcaaaGCAACTGTGGACAAGCGATACTataagaatcacccacatttATGACGTGCATGGCCAGTGTACATGAATGGTCATCTGATTTGCATTTTCAGGTGTGTTAGTATGGACAGAGATTATTTCTGAAACGATGCTAAAACGCTCATGTGGACGGAGATTGTTTTCCATTgactaaaacatgcaaaaccaccTGCATGGTCCTTTAAGTGCttaaaagaaagacacaaattCTGCCGTACCCTTCAACAGTTTGATGCTGAACTTCATGTATACTAAAACAGTGATTATGAGCCAAAACTGAGTGGAAACAGTCCTGATAAACAAGTCTAAATCTAATAGCTCCTTGTAAACTCTTGCTACCCAACATTTAGTCTGCATCCATATAAATATGGGGGCATAAGAAATCCATTTATATGAACAAGTTGCAGAATGTAGCGGCGATTGGTGTTGTCGGTACTCACAGAGAAGAAGCTGGAGTCGAAGTGTAGCAGAGTCATGAACATGAGCACTAGCAGTACTCGTCCGCCCAGCTGCATGTACTGCTTCGGCGAACTCTCTCCCATGGAGGGGACTCCAGCAAACATGCTCTTCCCTTCCGAACGAGACTCAGCCAGCAGCAGGAGCAGACCACCTCCGAGGGCAAGGTTTCTGAGAGAGGAGAAGTGAAGGGGATGGTTATTTTTGGAAAGCGCATGTCAGACCATCAGTCAGCCGTCAGAAAAATGTCTGCGGTATAGAGCGCATACAGTGCAAACAGGATTGCTGAGGCTGATTTCAACTGCCAAATTGTTATTAGCTGATCATGATCTCATTACTGACTGTGGTTATTTAGTAGGGTTGAAATTACCTGTTCCCTTAATTACTAATTAATAtgttaatttctttaaaaaaaaaaaaatcacattcatGTTGTCTATTGAGtattgcttattttgtttgacaaaaagtgGGTATTTTTAcgcttttttcttctttcttagCCAAGTCGTTGATTACGCAACTGACACACTACAGTATACCCTGAGTTAAT from Thunnus maccoyii chromosome 19, fThuMac1.1, whole genome shotgun sequence includes these protein-coding regions:
- the surf4 gene encoding surfeit locus protein 4 isoform X2, with the protein product MWFQWNEQRDYIEATWSCGYFLATCFVLLNLIGQLGGCVLILSRNFVQYACFGLFGIIALQTVAYSILWDLKFLMRNLALGGGLLLLLAESRSEGKSMFAGVPSMGESSPKQYMQLGGRVLLVLMFMTLLHFDSSFFSILQNMVGTALIILVAIGFKTKLAALTLVVWLLAINVYFNAFWTIPAYKPMHDFLKYDFFQTTSVIGGLLLVVALGPGGVSMDEKKKEW
- the surf4 gene encoding surfeit locus protein 4 isoform X1, with amino-acid sequence MGQEDLMNTAEDVADQFLRVTKQYLPHLARLCLISTFLEDGIRMWFQWNEQRDYIEATWSCGYFLATCFVLLNLIGQLGGCVLILSRNFVQYACFGLFGIIALQTVAYSILWDLKFLMRNLALGGGLLLLLAESRSEGKSMFAGVPSMGESSPKQYMQLGGRVLLVLMFMTLLHFDSSFFSILQNMVGTALIILVAIGFKTKLAALTLVVWLLAINVYFNAFWTIPAYKPMHDFLKYDFFQTTSVIGGLLLVVALGPGGVSMDEKKKEW